The following nucleotide sequence is from Endozoicomonas sp. GU-1.
AGATATGACCATGAAACCAGTGGTTTTCACCACATTTCTGCAATGGGGGCATAAAAATAATCGGAACCTTATCATTCTGATTATTTTCATCGTCATGATCCTTAGCCTCAGTTTTCAAGCATTTCACTTTTATCAAATCGTCAGCAGTGAACGCTTGAAAAATAGTGTTAATAATAAAACTATCGTTTTGAAAAACCCCACAACCATCAAACATGAAGACTTTGAGCTGATTTTTGGTTTTAGTGACAATCAGGAAATAACTCAAAACAATAAAGAGATCCCCATAACAAAAATGAACCTGATTCTCAGAGGGGCACTCTCAGGCATTGAAAACAAAAAGTACGCAAGTGCAATTATTCAAACAGCCAACCAAGACAAGTTATATGAAATTGGTGACGCTCTTCCCGGAGGTGCCATTCTGAATCAGGTTTATTCCGATCACATTGTCATTAAACGGGGTAACCAGCTTGAAAAACTATACTTTCCGGAAACAGCCAGAGATTCCAGAGCCTTTCAGGAATTCAGGCCTGTGGCGGAAGACATCCCCGAATCAATGGAGCAGCGTCCGGGCAACCATGATTATCCGGATGATATGTCTCTTGAACAGCGAATGCAGGACCTCAGGGAGAAACTGCAGGACGCCAGTCAGGAACTGTAATGACAACAATGACAAACTGCTGAGTAAATGGTCACATCATGAACACCAGAGCGCTACTCTTGTTACCACGTTTTCCACACTCTCATAACAGAACGTTAATCAGAGCCATTCCTCTGGTGCTGATGATGGCTGTCACCCCACTGTTTGCCAGCAAGGTAAATACCGGCTTACAGCCTGCTACCAATAACACCGTACCGGCACCCGATGATAAGCTCTGGACACTGAATCAGCAGAATGCCGATATCCGTGAATTTATCACTCAGGTGGCCAAAATAACCGGAGAGACATTTGTTATCGATCCCCGGATTAAAGGAGGCAATACCGTTACCGTCATTTCCAGCAAGCCATTGAGCCGGGATGAGGTATACGATGTTTTCCTGGAAGTCCTGTCTGCTAATGGTTATACCGTCATTCCCAAGGCAGATGGCCATATTATTAATGTTGTCCCCACAGCCACGGCAAAAACCAGCAGCCCCGGAGACACTCCGAAGCCCATTGATGGCGTGATGACCACCAGGGTTGTCGATCTGCACAGCGTATCCGCTGTCGAAGTCATCCCGATTATTCGCCCCCTGATTGCCCAATATGGACATGCTGCTGCATCTGCTTCCAGTAATGCGGTCATCATCAGTGACCTTGCCGATAATGTAGAGCG
It contains:
- a CDS encoding type II secretion system protein N, producing MKPVVFTTFLQWGHKNNRNLIILIIFIVMILSLSFQAFHFYQIVSSERLKNSVNNKTIVLKNPTTIKHEDFELIFGFSDNQEITQNNKEIPITKMNLILRGALSGIENKKYASAIIQTANQDKLYEIGDALPGGAILNQVYSDHIVIKRGNQLEKLYFPETARDSRAFQEFRPVAEDIPESMEQRPGNHDYPDDMSLEQRMQDLREKLQDASQEL